GCGGCCAAAACGGTGTTGCGCGCTAGCCCCAGATGCAGAGCCAGGGCGCGCGACGACGGCAGGGCCGAACCTTCGCCCAGCCGCCCGTCCAGGATGGCGTCGCGCAAGCCGAGGTAAAGCCTGCGATGCAAGGGATGATCACCGTCGGGCAGAGCCAGGGTCAGGGGCATGGCGGTCTCGCAAAGTGGCTCTATCACTATATAAAAACTGGGCCTTACTATGGAACCGCTTGTTGGACAGTATGGCGGGGATCAGGAGAGCCCATCATGCTGACCAAGACCGACCGTACCACGTTGCGCCAACGGCCCCACCGGGGCAGCCATGATTTCGAGGCCATGGCCGCCATTCTCGACGAGGCCCTGGCCTGTACGATCTCCTTCGTGGATGAAGGTAGACCGGTCAGTATCCCAACCACACATTGGCGCATGGGCGGCCAAGTGCTGTTCCACGGCGGCCAGGGTTCGCGCCTTGCAAAGGTGATGGCGGCGGGGGCTGAACTCTGCGTGACCGTGACCCTGGTGGATGGTTTGGTGCTGGCCCGATCGGCCTTTCACCATTCTATGAATTACCGGTCGGTCATATTGTTTGG
The nucleotide sequence above comes from Paramagnetospirillum magnetotacticum MS-1. Encoded proteins:
- a CDS encoding pyridoxamine 5'-phosphate oxidase family protein; the encoded protein is MLTKTDRTTLRQRPHRGSHDFEAMAAILDEALACTISFVDEGRPVSIPTTHWRMGGQVLFHGGQGSRLAKVMAAGAELCVTVTLVDGLVLARSAFHHSMNYRSVILFGQAVEVTDPVEKAAAFAALIEKLSPGRYSQVRPPTDKELAATKLLALSMTEGSAKMRSGPPVDDEADLSWPVWAGVVPVRMIRGKPVAE